One Castor canadensis unplaced genomic scaffold, mCasCan1.hap1v2 HAP1_SCAFFOLD_1012, whole genome shotgun sequence genomic region harbors:
- the LOC141420566 gene encoding histone H2B type W-T-like: MAERSLDKSTEPTSEMSAEEDLGPQETKGTDSTTQQTQEKPRCHRRPGRGGSFATYFPRVLKKFHQDLSLSQETAGVMDSFVHDMLDGIASEAGRLSRQANRSTITTWDIQRAVRLLLPGKVGSKVVYQAAGAMAMFTQRK; the protein is encoded by the coding sequence ATGGCAGAGCGGAGCTTGGACAAGTCAACCGAGCCAACCTCTGAGATGTCTGCTGAGGAGGACCTTGGTCCCCAGGAGACCAAGGGGACAGACTCTACGACCCAGCAGACTCAGGAGAAGCCAAGGTGCCACCGACGACCCGGCCGTGGTGGCAGCTTTGCCACCTATTTCCCCCGGGTGCTGAAGAAGTTTCACCAGGACCTCTCCCTGTCCCAGGAGACCGCGGGCGTCATGGACTCCTTCGTCCATGACATGTTGGATGGCATCGCCAGCGAGGCCGGCCGCCTGTCCCGCCAAGCCAACCGCTCGACCATCACCACCTGGGACATCCAGAGGGCCGTGCGCCTCCTGCTGCCCGGGAAGGTCGGCAGTAAAGTGGTGTACCAGGCCGCCGGCGCCATGGCCATGTTCACCCAGAGAAAGTGA
- the LOC141420568 gene encoding histone H2B type W-T-like, which produces MAERSLDKSTEPTSEMSAEEDLGPQETKGTDSTTQQTQEKPRCHRRPGRGGSFATYFPRVLKTFHQDLSLSQETAGVMDSFVHDMLDGIASEAGRLSRQANRSTITTWDIQRAVRLLLPGKVGSKVVYQAAGAMAMFTQRK; this is translated from the coding sequence ATGGCAGAGCGGAGCTTGGACAAGTCAACCGAGCCAACCTCTGAGATGTCTGCTGAGGAGGACCTTGGTCCCCAGGAGACCAAGGGGACAGACTCTACGACCCAGCAGACTCAGGAGAAGCCAAGGTGCCACCGACGACCCGGCCGTGGTGGCAGCTTTGCCACCTATTTCCCCCGGGTGCTGAAGACGTTTCACCAGGACCTCTCCCTGTCCCAGGAGACCGCGGGCGTCATGGACTCCTTCGTCCATGACATGTTGGATGGCATCGCCAGCGAGGCCGGCCGCCTGTCCCGCCAAGCCAACCGCTCGACCATCACCACCTGGGACATCCAGAGGGCCGTGCGCCTCCTGCTGCCCGGGAAGGTCGGCAGTAAAGTGGTGTACCAGGCCGCCGGCGCCATGGCCATGTTCACCCAGAGAAAGTGA